The genomic stretch TTTCATAAAGCTTAAGTGATGTTAAGGGAAGGTTTCTGGATGGTTATTTTAGGTTGAAATGGTTTGAAACTCAGAAAGTGAAACTCTAATTTtgatgaagaaactcaattttACATCAGAGGTTTTCTGGCTTGAAAAGCTTGTCCAATGCATGGAATACCTccccctatttatagggaaggtgttgGGATTGTTTGGAGGGAGAATGGAATAGGATTTCTCATAATGGAGTGAAGGTTGAAGCATGCTCAAAAGTGAGACTTGGTGGACAAGGGTGGTTGTGTTTTGACTTGGTCTTCCCCTTCACTCAATTTGTTTACACCTTAGCATCAAATAGGAGGGACAAGGATTGTTCAATCAGAGTTGTTATGGTTTTtgctttttgccattttgggGAAAAAGTTACTTTTTGCTCACAACTCGGGTTTGATCACATGGGACCTTATTGTACTCAAGTTTACTTGTAAACATGTCATACAATTTTATATAACATGTCTTGGGTCAAATGGGATCATAACACATGAGTTTAGTGGCTTAAAACATCAATATGCAAATTCTGATTGAATGTGACTGGTTGGGTGCACCATGATGAAACCCTAACTTTGATCTTGGGCCAAAGAGAATTGGATAGTGCATTTTGTATTAAACTTGTGCAATTGTTCTTTGCCATGCCCTTGATCATTTACAAAAAGAACCAAGTCAAAAGCAGTTGTAGTTTGGAAATGACATTGAGGTAAAGTGGAGGTCATGGGCATGATTCTAGGTCTGGCTAGGCATTTTGAATAGCTTGGCCAATGAATTAATTGAGGTCCTTTCTCCATGAATTAGGTATTCtaccttgaaacaaagttgaaTAGAGATTCAATTAGGACATTTGGCTTAAAGAAGATCTTGAAAAGCTTTAAAGGTGAAAAagttatggggtttggaccaaatgGTAGACCCAACTTGCCAAAATATGACCAACCATCATCCCCTAGAAATGCCATTTTgatttttcttgatttttaaggCACCATGGTGGATGTGTGAAGTTTAAATGATCATAACTTGATTGAAAATGAAGCTTGGTTCTTTTTGGGATGATTTTAGGTCATGGACATGGGTGGACCCAATTCCATGGGTGGGGAGATTTAGATTCAGTGGTgattcctagcaatggctggaatactTGACATTTGGATAAAAATCCCTAGCAACTGCAGGGAAGAAATAAGTTCAGTGACAATTTCTAGCAACGGCTAGAATACCTGATTATTTATGGGGATAATCTTTAGGTTCaatgatgattcctagcaacgaaTGGAATACATGACTCTTCTGGAGAGAAAAAAGGTTCAGCGATGATTCCTAACAacggctagaatacctgactcgtgctagggggaaatatctaggttcagtgatgattcctagcaatGGCTAGAAAACCTGCCTCGTGTTGGGGGAAATCTCTAggttcagtgatgattcctagcaatGGTTGGAATACCTGACTCAGCTGGAGAAAAAGAAGTTCATTGATGATTTTTAGCAATGGCaagaatacctgactctgctTGAGAAAAATAAGTTTAGCGATGATTCTTAGCAACGCCTAGAATACTTGACTCTGAGGAAACCAAATAGTTgagtgacgattcctagcaacaGCTGGAATATCTGACTCTGGTTGAGGATGATTAAAAGTACAATGATAATTCCTAGCAacggctggaatacctgactctaGTAGGGGAATATTGAAGATGATGATTCCTAGCAAAGGCTAGAATGCATGACTTATGGGGAAACAAAACAGTTCAGTGACTATTCATGGAAACGATAGGAATACCTGACTCTATTGGATAAAATTCATAGGTACTGCTAGGAAGTTCTGAAATCTAATAGGGATAATCCttagcaacggctgggaaggttgGAAATTAATGAATATAGTCCCTAGCAACGACTAGGAAGGAAGAATTATTCTTGGGTAGGATTGGTATGTGAATTAAAGAGTATACTTATGATGCAATATTATGTATGCGAAATGTCGATGTATGTTCAAGCTGCTGGGGAATATGCCAATGCAAGGTTTATGAATTGTGCCAAGCATGATTGGGTTTTGCGAGGGATAGTTTGTTAAGGGTACCAAATGATGATTGGGCTTTGAATTTGCTTGGGGAGAGTGTACTGACTTCCCAACATCGGAATTTGGATCTTCTGATGTCCAAACTACATTTGGTGCAATGGTGGCTGGCTGCTGATCATTTTGCTGGGGGGATATCTTGATCTAGATAAGTCCAAGGGACTTTACAGATTTGCGGTGTTTAGGCATACCAAGAATATAGGACTATGGTTACCCTTAGATACTTTGAAAGAAATGTAACTTTGATGTTTTCCTTTAAAAGTTTTTTCTTTTAGTAAAAGTTGTTTACCCAAATTTTTTAATGCAATTTTAATTAAAGAAAGTCACATTTCATAAACAAAGCAGGAAAGGTAAAAGTATTGAGCACATACGATGGTATCGATTTTATTGATAAAAATGATCCCAAAAATGGGTATTTTTGTACAAGGAAGCAATTCCTATAAGAGTTGATTGCAAAAAACAAATTTGAAAAACTATAATGGCAATGGAAATAGCTCAAATTTCCATCAAGTTTTGATTATGCTATAGTTCTTATGTCATCGAAGGTCATCGGATCTTGCTTCAGATGAAAGTGATTGGATTGACTCGCTGGGGAGTGTGGAAGATTCTTTGTGGAATGCAATCTCTCGCTTTtataaatccctaatttttgcctagaccgccctttcgagttttcagtctaccgggatacccatttttgcataatcctccctttcaggttttcaacttatcgggtTCTCTCTTTTTTTGAAGCATGGTATTTTTTACTGCATCTgcattcataggggatggaagatcttcaccatccatagttcTGAGTATTAAGGCTCCTCCAGAGAAGACCTTTcttacaacatatgggccttcatagtttggCGTCCATTTTCCCCTTGGGTCAATGTGAATCAGTAGAATCTTCTTTAAGACTAGGTCTCCGGCCTTGAGGCTTATGGGAAAGGCTTTCTTGTCATGTACCCTCTTGATATGCTTTTGGTATAGCTGACCttggcagatggatgtcaagcACTTCTCATTAATGAGGTTCATCTGGTCAAATCTTGCTTGTACCCACTCGACTTCGTCGAGCTTGACgttggtcaaaatccttaagTAAGGAATCTCTACTTCATCAGGAAGAACTGCATTCATGCTATAATcaagagagaagggggttgcccTAGTGGAGGTATGTACGGAAGTACGGTAGCCATGCAATGCAAATGAGAGTAtatcatgccaatccttataggtttccaccatcttttgcacggttttcttgatgttcttattggctactttaacaacaccattcatctttcGTCGATATGGAGATGAgttgtgatgttcgatcttgaagCTCTTGCATAGCTCTTTTATCATCTTGTTATTaaggttagatccattatcaataatgatcttattTGGGACCCCATAATgataaatgatttctttcttCAAGAAACGAGCCACCACTTGTCTTATGACGTTTGCCTACGAGACATCTTCCACCCATTTAGCAAAATAGTCTATTGCTACCAGGATAAAGCAATGTTCGTTCGAGTAAGTCGGCTCAATGCACCCAATcacgtcaatgccccacatggaaaaaggccaaggtgatgttaaTACATTGAGCGGCACTGGTGGTACATGTATCTTATCGccataaatctggcatttatggcatgTTTTGACGTGGCGGTAGCAGTTAacctccatagtcatccaataatagtCTTCCCTCAAGATTTTCTTAATCATCGTGTGTCCACTGGCATGTTTCCCAAAGGAATCTTCATGGATTTCCATTATAATCTGGTTTTCTTCGCTTCTGTCTACACATCTAAGAAAGACCGAATTATAATTCCTTTTGTATAATACCCATCCACTCAAGAAGAACTTGGTTGATAGTTTACGATGGTACTTCTTGTCGGTGATGGATACATTCTCAGGATATTCTTGGCTTTCCAAGTACCTCATGATGTCATAAAACCAAGGATGGCCATCGGACTCGTCTTCGGCTTCCAAACAGTAATTTGGCTCATCCAAGTAGTCAAGGTGGAAAGTTGGTGCTTCATTTTTCCAtttgaccttaaacatggatAAAGGAGTAGCTAAGTCATCGACCAACTAACTCTCCTATTGATGGATGTGATGGAATGTAATCTCATCAAAGTACGGGATCAATTTGGGgaccaaggctgaatctccatagacttCAAGGATTTTTATCATAAGATCAATAGCAGCTCCAATGCCgaagatacaagcctcgtactccgccatattgttggtacactcaaagCACAACCTCACAGTGAAGGGTAGATGAAAACCAGACGGGGGAGGTGATgattgccccaattccatttcctTGAGCGTAAGAAGCTCCATCAAACACAAGTGTCCAACGAGACTCGGGTTCTGGTCCTTCCTCGGGGTCGGGGATGTTGCAATCCCTTATcaacatgatgtcttcatcagggaattcaaagtGGATGGAGTGATAATCCTCCAAGGGTTGGTGAGCAAGATAGTCAGATAAGACACTTCCATTGACCTCTTTCGGAGTGACATGTTGAATGTCGTACTCAGTTAGAGCCATTTGCAAACGAGCAACTCTATTGATGAgagcaggcttctcgaagatgtatttgactggatTTATCTTGTAGATTGGGAGTGTCGTATGTGTAAGCATGTATTTCCTCAAGCATTTGGCAGCCCAAGCAAGTGCATAGCGGGTTTTCTCAAGCACTGAATACCTACTCTTGTAatcagtaaactttttgcttaagtagtatatggcatgctcttttcttCCAGTTTCGTCATGTTGTCCGAGGACGCATCCTATAGACCCCCGAAGGACTGCGAGGTACATGATTAAAGGTATGACAATGACAAGCACATGAGACATCAAAAGTGTATGTTCTTGTAAGTACTCCTTGATCTTCTCAAAGGAATTTTGATAATGGTCGTCCCATACGACTGCATGATCTTTGCAAAGCAGTTTGAAGATTGGTGCACAGGTGGCCGtgaggtgagatatgaatctAGCTATGTAATTAAATATCATAAGAAATCCTCGGACCTTCTTCTCAGTTTTAGGAGCAGACATAGCTTGTATGGCCTTTACCTTTTCAGGGTCTACTTCAATACCTCattggctgacaatgaaacctaacaaTTTGCCATATCTTACCCCAAATGTGCAGTTGATGGGGTTAAGCCTCAATCTAAACTTCCTCGGGCGTTCAAATAGCTTCTCTAGATTAACCAAATTCTCCTCTTCAGTTtgggacttggcaatcatatcgtcaacgtacactTCAATCCCTTTATaaatcatgtcatgaaagagtCTCACAATTACACATTGGTATGTTGCGCCCGCGTTCTTTAAGCTGAAAGGCATGACCTTGTAGCAAAAAGTTCCCTATGGGGTGAcgaaagttgttttctccatgtCGTCTGGAGCCATTTTGATTTGGTTGTAACCGGAGAAACCATCGATAAAGGAGAATACATAGAATTGAGTTGTGTTATCCACTAGCACATCAATATCACATAGTGGAAAGTCTTATTTTGGACTAACTCTATTCAAATATTTGTAATCTACACACATATGCAATTTTCCATCCTTTCTAGGTATGGGCACGATGTTGGCAATCCACTAAGGGTAGTTGGAAACTGCCAAAAAACCTACTTTGAGTTACTtttgcacttcctccttaatcttcattgccatgtcaggCCTAGTTATCCTTAATTTCTGCTTAACTGGAGGGAAATCTTCTTTAAGGGGTAATTGGTGGACCATAATGTTAGTGTCAAGATCGAGCATGTCTTGGTAggaccatgcaaacacatccaTATACTCTTTTAGGAGTTTGATCAACTTTTCTTTAACATCTTCTTGCAGGGTTGCGCCTATTCTGACCTCTTTCACTTCCTCCTCAATTCCAAGATTGACCACTTCTACCGATTCTTCATGCGGTTGGATGACCTTTGACTCTTGCCTTAGCAATCGAGCTAACTCCTcggggagttcacaatcttcctcacaGTCTTTGTCAGCATGATTGATTGGACTGTCAAAGTCATATGGGACCATAAAAGTATCGTTGTTGGTGGTAATTAGGGGGAATCTGCACGATTCAGGGTTCATGCTTTTATTTTTTATGAAGGAGAGGGAAAAATGAATGAAAACTTAACTGAAAATATaagaaaacattgccatttttttgttaagtgaaaaagtaaaaataaatgaaagataAAGAGCACAAATTGA from Lathyrus oleraceus cultivar Zhongwan6 chromosome 7, CAAS_Psat_ZW6_1.0, whole genome shotgun sequence encodes the following:
- the LOC127104117 gene encoding uncharacterized protein LOC127104117 — translated: MYLAVLRGSIGCVLGQHDETGRKEHAIYYLSKKFTDYKSRYSVLEKTRYALAWAAKCLRKYMLTHTTLPIYKINPVKYIFEKPALINRVARLQMALTEYDIQHVTPKEVNGSVLSDYLAHQPLEDYHSIHFEFPDEDIMLIRDCNIPDPEEGPEPESRWTLVFDGASYAQGNGIGAIITSPVWFSSTLHCEVVL